The window TAGCTATATTCATTAGCTTGCGATATAAACCCTCAAATTCTTTCAAATTAGTCCCTTGAGAATAATTTTCATGAGGACTGTCGTTAATTCCAATTGCTAAAATAACTACGTCTGGCTGTCGAGCCGAAGCTTCTGCTTCGAATCGCTTAAGTACATCGGCCACTTTATCACCCGAGACTCCGAGGTTATACACCTGAACTTCACCTTCGGTGCCATTTATCAAATCAACCTTCAATCGCTCTACCCACCCGCCTTTTTCCAAATCATAAGAACCCCAAGTAATACTATCTCCCCAAATACAAATTCTAGGCATAAGCTATATATTAACCTTTAATCTTCTTAGCTCCTCAATAAACCGATCGAAATCCTCATAAAAGAAAGCTTGGATGCCAAGACCTTTAGCCACTTCAACTACATCTTGGCGATCATCCGCATACACTATCTCTTCTGCTTTAACTCCAGACCTTCGAATGAGCTCACTGAATATCTCCGGAGTGGGCTTCATAAAACCAACTTCGTAAGAGAAAACGGCAGTGTCAAAATCCTTCAAAAAGGCGAATTTCTTTTGTAAACCATTAACTCGAGCGGGAAAATTATTGGAGCAAATAAGAGTTTTGTATCCATTTTCTCTTACCCGCTTTATGGCATCCACCACATCGGGATTTATCTCATATCCATCTATCAATAACTCAATAAGTTCATCTGGGGATTTATTTAATTTCCATTCTTTGGCAGCCCAGCTCCAAAACTCTTCGTCATTCATCTTCCCCCTTTTATAAAGGTTATTCATCTCATCACTTTGAAGAAACACCCTTTTCGCTTCCCTCTCGGAAACATCTAATCCTCCCAAGGCTTTTATAAAATTAGATTTGCCATTTACAAAATAAACCCCATCTAAATCAAAAGTTATTGCTTTAATCATTTAGTCATCTCTAATCCCACCTCGGAGCGTAATGCCACGATTGCTGTTTTCTCTCCTTAGCCATACAAGTTGCTATGCGTATCGACAATAATAAAAAATGCTATGTTTTCACCCCGTAATTCAAATAATGCTCTTAAGTCTCCGGTAATATCAATACTTCTGTAGCCTTGATAACGTTCTTTCAAAGCATGATTATTCAAGACGGGATGATAGGGATCTTCCACGAATAAGCGCAACCGCTCCTCGAACTTCCTTCGCTCACCCGGCCTCAGCTTTTTATAATACTTCTTGAAGCCGCGGTGAAAAACTACCTTCATTTAGGAGTTAAGGTAACGAATAGCTTCTTTAGCTGAGGAAAAACGGGGAGAAATATTCTTTCCGGCCTTATAGTCAGCGCTTGCTTTTCTAAGCAACTTCCAAACTTCCGGTTTAATCTTGGGCTCAATGGAGAAAACAACTTCTCCACTTCTCACAAACTCCCTGAGATTCGCATTAATAATCGTGCTTAACGGAAGCCCCAAATCTTTCGCAAGGACTTGAGCCTTCTTCTTAGTATCCTTATCCACTTTTACATTAATTACCGTCTTCGCCATATAACTAAAGTGTATACAACGGTTAATACGCTGTCAACACCCCTAATTTCTAATCCCAACTCGGGGCGTAGTGCCGCGACTGTATTTTCATCTCCTGCCGATTAAGCGCCATGTTCTATAGAAAGTAGAATATAGAAAGTAGTTAAATAGAAAACTGCTAGATTCTATTTTCTAGCTTCTAGATTCTATCGTTTTCCCCTCCCTCTTTTCAAGCCCAGAAATTCTATGGCCAAATCTAAACGGCCGTATAGATTGGGAGATAATTACGTTGCCCTATGTTTTAACATATGTTAAAACATAGGGCAACTATGTGCTTATTTCTTACCGATTATCATAAAGTGCTCGCTGAGACCAACGACTGCAGGATGAGTACAAGTCTTATAATGAGTCTCGATCCAAATCTTCCAAGCCTTTGGATACTTTTTGAAAAGACGGTCTGTTTCCTTCCTATGCCAGCTAGATACTCCTTGTAATCCGACCATTTCCAAAATTCTAATTTTCCTCTTCTTAAATGATGTTTCTAGCTCTTCAGGTAAAAAGAAATGGCATGCGGTGAAACCGTAACCGCCTAAATAATCTCCAGTATCTCTTACAGAGGCAAGAACTTTATTAACCGCGATCTCTTGAGGAAAAAGTACTAGTTCATTTACTAGAACTGCCAATCTTCCGATAACCGAGATGAAAATTGGAGCGTTTTTCTTTGCGACCCTAGCCAGTTCGCTAATCGCTTTCTCTCGCGCCTTTTGGGCTAAGATATGAGATAAGGTTCCACCCAGGCAGATAACAGCGTCGAAGCTATTATTTTTAAATTCCGGAAGGTCATCTATAGAACCTTCGACGATTCCCTTTATCCTTTTTTCAACTTTCTCCTGCTTAAATTTCTTCCTTGCCAGTTGAAGTAATTCCGGCGTTAAGTCTAAAAGGACCACGTCATATCCGAGCTTTGCTAGTGCGATTGAATATCTTCCTGGTCCTCCGCCGGCATCAAGAATTAGGCCCTTCTTTGGCAGGTATTTCTTGAGAAAATGGAGACTCGTATTGAACTCTAGTTGATAATAGGGGTTCTTTCTGGCTAATCTTCTCCATTCCTTCGCGGCACGTTGGCTATAATACTCTCTTACAAGTTTCTTGTTCATTCACTTAATAATAACCGAGTTTCTCCTCATAAAAACAAAACTCAATAAGCCCGCCAGCTTGCTGTCGTAGGGAACATCCCGCAGGCCTAAGCCAGCTTGGTGTCCGACGTGAGTCGGACTGGCGGGCCGAGGGCGAAGAAAATTTTACCGCTGGAGTAAAATTATTCTGTTTCCCATAGAGAGTAAGGTGCTGGGCGGACCCCTACCTCTTCCCCTTCCTCCTCAAAAATGCCGGCACTTCCCAAATGTCTTCGGATAACCCGCTCTCTTCCTCCGGAGTTTTCGGAGTAGTCTCGGCATTAGTTCCCGCCCTACCTATTCTCGCTCTCTTATTTGGTTCTGGAAGCTTGCTCAAAGAATCGGCCATCGGTTCCAGCTGGACATTAAATAAGTTCAACGGCTCCTCCCTTCTCATGGCCATTCCGTTAAATCCAGTGGCAATAATAATCACTTTAATTTGGCCGTTCTTCAGTTTTCGATCGTTAT is drawn from Parcubacteria group bacterium and contains these coding sequences:
- a CDS encoding HAD family phosphatase gives rise to the protein MIKAITFDLDGVYFVNGKSNFIKALGGLDVSEREAKRVFLQSDEMNNLYKRGKMNDEEFWSWAAKEWKLNKSPDELIELLIDGYEINPDVVDAIKRVRENGYKTLICSNNFPARVNGLQKKFAFLKDFDTAVFSYEVGFMKPTPEIFSELIRRSGVKAEEIVYADDRQDVVEVAKGLGIQAFFYEDFDRFIEELRRLKVNI
- a CDS encoding type II toxin-antitoxin system RelB/DinJ family antitoxin, whose amino-acid sequence is MAKTVINVKVDKDTKKKAQVLAKDLGLPLSTIINANLREFVRSGEVVFSIEPKIKPEVWKLLRKASADYKAGKNISPRFSSAKEAIRYLNS
- a CDS encoding class I SAM-dependent methyltransferase yields the protein MNKKLVREYYSQRAAKEWRRLARKNPYYQLEFNTSLHFLKKYLPKKGLILDAGGGPGRYSIALAKLGYDVVLLDLTPELLQLARKKFKQEKVEKRIKGIVEGSIDDLPEFKNNSFDAVICLGGTLSHILAQKAREKAISELARVAKKNAPIFISVIGRLAVLVNELVLFPQEIAVNKVLASVRDTGDYLGGYGFTACHFFLPEELETSFKKRKIRILEMVGLQGVSSWHRKETDRLFKKYPKAWKIWIETHYKTCTHPAVVGLSEHFMIIGKK
- a CDS encoding cell division protein FtsZ is translated as VMTEAGLAVIGVGYGGGADRAVKAIGEAINSPLLDISIEGARSVLFGVAGGRDLKMTEINEAAKIITDAVDPEAKIIFGAYNDRKLKNGQIKVIIIATGFNGMAMRREEPLNLFNVQLEPMADSLSKLPEPNKRARIGRAGTNAETTPKTPEEESGLSEDIWEVPAFLRRKGKR